The Setaria viridis chromosome 9, Setaria_viridis_v4.0, whole genome shotgun sequence sequence CAGCTTTCAAGCACAACTGATATGAGTAATTAGGGGTAGCATGGTCACTTCTCACAATTACTAATATGttcaaaattttctaaacgaacaCTTATTTGGGACGGAGAGTGTAAGTAAGAGTGCATTTATTTCATATATAAAATACCTCACACAATGCATCATTTCATCCTTTTATGTTTTCAAGgttacatgcaagacacaagtATCTTGAAAACAGCATGAAACTAGTTTTTTTCTCTCATCTATCATCACAATTATCTAAATGGCAGCTTATTTATTATCCTAAAACCCCCACTTGGCATCAATACATGATATGTCTCATCTCTCACAATTTCTTGGAACTGACGTGCCTGcttctcttctctcctctctcctacACCTCAACACCAATCTGAACACGCTTAAATCATCTTACTATACTTGCTCTTAGATGCATTTGTAGTTCTAATAACAGCAAGTCAACTTGAATGGCCACACTAGCAATCAAGCAAGCAAAAATAGGATCAAGAAATTCTTGGAACTATAAATGTTAGGAGGGAAGGATCGTCATCAGATGCCCTAAACATCACGATTTCTTCATTAGGAGCTGAATTAACTGTTGATGTGGATCTCAGTACACTTTATTCTGATTCAGCAGTCAAGTCAAAGCTGAAAATGATAGTAAGTTGGCAAGGCACGGATCATATGTTTTTGGATTTGAAGCTTCAGCCTTCAGGGCTGCTGCAGGTTCAAAGTCAGTACCAATGGACTTGTTCAGATGTTGCGTCAGCCTTGCAATGGATCAAAGTAATGATCGTATAATTCAAGGGGCATTTGTGTTCTTGCCCTGTTGCTCCTGTTTTGAAATGTAATGATTTTACCCttgtttttttaactttgtgatttttcccttaactattcacaagtcaatgtgATTTTTCCCCTGACCCACGGTTAGCGATTTTGCTGCTGGTCAACGGTTAAAACAGGTACGCAAAGACcaaggtcgttttagctttttctaagttcataaatattactctctccgtcccaaattgtagatcgtttaaATATGTCTAAGAATCAAAACCGACCTACAATGGATTGAGAATTGAGTAtgctagatgcataataatatttatgaatctagaaaagacaaaacgacctaaatgcataataatatcgacctaaatgcataataatatatatgaatctaataaaagcaaaacgaccaacaatttgaaacggagggaacgacctacaatttgaataCTTCCGTATTAGTAGAGATTGATCAGAGAATATCTCCTAATATTTTCAGTTTTTATGGAACCAAGGGCCACTCCAACCGTAGACAACAAAGTCACATATATTAATATATTTGATGCATTTAATTTTGCATTAGAAAACATTAGTCGCAACTTTAAACTGCATATAAGTCCCTTCACTTCCATGTGCGATAGCCAGTGCAGAGCATGCCACGATGTAACTTGGACCAAATTCCAGGTCTCAACACAATAAACACATCAGGCAAGCTTTACATGGAAGTTACATATGCAAACAAGCGTGTATACACATGGCTGGAGTGCTTGACCTGACACCATGGTGCATTGGACAATTAACTGCTAGTGTGCATTACACAATGCTCCTTGACCAGGCTTTCTAAAACCTACACTGATCAAGTTCCATCAAGATGATGTTGGCCTTGGTAACCTCTTCGCGATTTCCTGCCATAGATATTCAATATGTTAAAAATGATTGCGCCAAAGACCTCAGTTGGGAACACCACATGAACAAACTGAGGCAGGATGACCAAACGTGGGAGCAAATGTGTTTAGCATTTCAGTGTGTCGGTCAAAATATCCACACGGAAAGGTTACTTTCATGTGTGGTGGTTAAGAGTACAGAAAAGTATCAGGCCTGCTACACGTTTcctacaaaaaaaaattctgcttTGCAGATTTGGCCCTACTCGCTCCCCTTCTTCCTGCCCACGATTTCACGTGTAAAGctgcttttttttcccctccaaGAACAAGAAACTAGCACGTGCGAAAGAGAATGACCCCAACCAAATTCATAAGTTCTGGGAGTCCCTTTTCGATGGGCCAGATTCCAGCAGGCACCCCACAAAATTTCCAGATCTTACGGGGGCAACAGATAGGAAATACTAATTGCTGTAGATTTGACTGGAATTCTTGATCCTGCTTGGAATCAGGGGGTTTCTTGATTTTAAAGGAACTAGTCAGCAGTGAAGCCAAAAGGCCGGAATTACGCATTGCTCTCATCTTACTTCTACCAATCTTCAGTGGCTCAGCGCAGGCCAGCAATTTTTCAACACTAAGGAAAAACTCGTGAGCCTAGATGCTTTTCATGTTCTCATCTGACTAGTAACTGCTCCCTCAGTTTTTAAATGCATGACGTTTAGGATAAGTTAATTAgtatgtcatatatttaaaaacagagggagtatatcaAAATCAATTCTCGTCATGCTCCTGATACATACCTCAAATAATTGGTTTATGTTATCGGCTGTTTTAGCTGACGTCTCAATGAAAAACATATTGTTCCTTTCTGCATACTCTTGTGCTTCCTTAAGAAATCAAGGCATAGTGTCAAAACCATTAGCATAACCATTCAAACAGACAAACTGGCATAATCTTTCTTGCATACCTGAGAAGATACAGTACGATTTTCATGCAGATCAGCCTTATTCCCAACCAAAGCCATAATCATATCAGGACCGCCATGTTTTTGAAGTTCCTGAAGAGTGGGGAAAAAGTGATAAAAAGTTCAGACTTGCGCCAAAACAAAAGAAGGTATCATCATGGATTTCACTATGCTGATAAACATACTGCACCGTCGAAACTGAATAGACAAAAGCTACAGAATACAGGCATAGCTAAATATCAATAAGTTAGGTACACTGCTGCCAGGTCTTATGGCACTCTTTGGAACAACCATGGTAAAACTATTTGCAATAGTTACAAGCTCTCTTAGTACTGGGTTACAAGAGGACGAGGCTTCAATACAGGAAGATAGGCTCTCCAATTATATTGTCAATGTAATAGACTAATGTAACAGACTGACTGGAAATATCTCTAATAAAACACAAACATGATATGGTGACTCAGAAGCAGAAACACAAATCCTAAAGAACTTCTGACCAATGCTTTGGAGTTTGGAGTGATCTAATTTAAACTTGACCATCCATATGACTCAAGAGATCCCatagaaaagagtaatcaccaTATAACTGGATAGAAGGGAATAGATGCAGTACCTTCACCCAATATTGTGCTTTGTTAAATGATTCTAGACTGGTTATGTCATAGACAACAATTGCAGCACCAGCTCCCCGGTAGTAAAGAGGTGCCAAGGCAGCATACCTGAAAATTGAGTCGGTTTTCATGAATTTTGCAGGAAATTCATTACTATGCTCGAATACAATGTAAGTAAAACTGAAGTTGAACATGAAAGCGTAAGTGGGTACTTTTGTGATGAAATATCTTAAGGCATATTAATGCAAATATGCCATAGAGACGCAAGTGGGTTTGTCTGCTAAACCCAACTAAAAATAAACTATATGCAGGTTCATGGACAAAACCACCTGCATTCCTAATGCCCTACATGTCATAACTTAAATTAAAGCCAAGCCCCTAATTTATATACCTCTCTTGGCCAGCAGTATCCCATATTTCAAACTTCACTGTTGTTGAGTCCTCTAATGCCAATGTTTGTGACAAAAATGATGCACCAACAGTTACCTAAATTGATTAAATGGAAGAGGTGAAGCGAAATAGCACATGTGAAAAAGTTAAAGGTACAATGTGTCTACTGTTCATGAAACCCAAAAATGTTAGTTGCTAGTTTAACCTTGGAAGTAGGGTCAAACTGACCACGGACAAAGCGAAGAACGATGCAGCTCTTCCCAACACCAGAGTCTCCAAGTAATACCAACTACAAGGGGGGACAAATAAGAAATTTAGAAGAAATTGCAAATTTAATTCACTTTGATGCCAACATAAAAAAAACTACAAACATTACACACAGACATTAATTGGACTGAGATGTAGCGTCGACATGCTAACAAAATGCTAGCTAGATGCATACAAGAATAGGGGGAATTTAAATGACAGAAGTACAACTTAAATAAACGATCCATATAGGATTGTGATTAGCAAACCTTCACTCGGAAGTTCTTTGAATCAATATCAGAATCCCCACTGTTGGCATTGCTCAACCCTCCAGCATTAGTAGCTAAATGGGGGGAAAAATGCTGCATCAGTAATTCAGTACATAGCAAAATTGTTTGCTACCTAGCAGTGGCACATTATAATTAGTAATGTTGATTAGAAAAATATAACACCAAGTAATTTTGATTCCATTTTAGGTTCTGGAAGATTATTTACACTGTTTCATAGTTTTGCATCGATCCTTTTAAAATATATTTGCCAACCCAGCAGCCACAAGAATTTTTTAAGGGGTATTACTGCTCCCCCACCTAAGAGCACTCGGGGAACAAAACATCATTTAAACGAGGTTTACAAGAAGCTACAATAAACACCATGGTTATCCTGTTATGAGCTAAAAAACATAAGATTTAGGATATCCATTTATTACAACTATTTTAGTAAAATTTTAGTTTTGGATATTTAATTATGGACACATTTGTGTGAACATAGGTTTAGAGGATGGAATTTAGATAATTTGCTTAGTTTATTTTCATGACTGGTAAGTAGGCCTACATTCCTTGCAAGGCTATAATAGCTCTTGTTTAAACAGCTGACAGATTTTACGTCCCAACATGAAAGCACAACAGTTATAAAGCAGAATATTAAGGTTCCAGCAGTGGTTCAGGGATGGTAGTTGAAACTAAGAAAGATCTATCTTGCTATTACCTTTATTAGAGTTTGGTCAACAATAATTGCAATTTCCATTTCCTACTTCCTAGGGTAACACAGATTCAACTTCAAGGATGGAATGCCACCATTTATAGCACTTCCTAAATCAAAAGTATCACTCCTAGTAATTGCCAATTGCTGTGTCTTAGTAAAGCGCCTCTCAGCCTTAGGGGTGCTTGTTGGGGTGGGCACGTGAACTATGATGTCAACTCAGGACAGCGCCTTAATATAAAAGCCCTCCTATTTCAGATTCCAGCACACCACAATGCCAAATTGTACCCCATATTATGGCTGCTCATTTGATTGTCCCACTAATGCTATTTCCATCACTACCATATGATCGCAAGTGTGTTAGAAGCAACTCCACAAGTGCAGATTTGAGAATAGAGCAATAATTGAATATCGCTAAGCAACTGTATTTGCCTTCTGATCAAACTATGGGTTGCCGACGGATTTGCGATTTCACATCAACACGCGACTACGTTCAGGCTCCAGTCAATGCTAGTGTACAGAACTTGCAAGCCAGCCAACCAACCTAAGGATAAATCATTCCCCCTTGTGGATTGGAGTTGGAAGACCCCTCCAATCCATATGGGGAATTAGTGTATCCTAACAAGCTCTAAAGACCGAACTTTCCCCATTCCTACATACCAACAAGGCAAACTCTCAGAAACTTAATAGCCCCCCTTCAGTTCCACGGGCCAAATCATTCAGCTACAGAGAACAATTTATACAAAACACTGATCAAAACTCCATAAATCGATCAAACTGCAACCCAGCCACCATCGCAGCGAAAACTTCCCCCCAAACTGCAGCAGCATTGACCTCTTAAGGCTCGATCAGAAGCCCGAATTACACCGTGCCTACAGCAATACCCTGCCCAACTCCGAGCTTCCTTCCCAGGCCACAGCTCCCAAGCAGCACAAGTGCGCAACAGTAATGAAAAGAAAGATCCACGGATGaggggaagagaaggggagaggTTTGTTTTGGTTGTTGGTGAGGCGGGTAGGAGCCACCTGgtaaggaggaggagcagcccATGGGCAGCGCGCGGGGGTGGGGGTTTGCCGGGGGAACGGACTGGGGCAGATGATACGCAggcggcggaggtcggcggcggtTGCCGACGGCGGGGGGGAAGCCGGTTGGTGGCTTTTTTGGTTGGCTCGCAAATTCTTCGTGGCTTCGGGTGGGAGTCGGCTGCTCGGGGATTAAAATAACTGCAACTCGTGCCTTTATCACTGACACGTGGGCCCCGAAGCATATAGCACCACATGTCAGTGCCGTTCATCGGAGGATCCGCTCTTCTCGGGGACACGTAGCAGCTGCGCACGGGGAATGTGGCGCGTGGACGTGACGTGGCTAGCAATGTACGTCGTATGCCGTAGCCCGTAGAGTACATGCTTTAAGCGGCCGCCATATATGTAAGTGTATGTATACGGTATTCCACTTGGTAGTATCAATTCGCGTAGACAGGGCTTATCTTGACTTCGACTTCACCTATTTTGTGTAAAATAAGGTACCGTAGCGTGAAGTCGTTTTAAATCGAGACTAAAATGATCTAGAAGATAGGTGAAGTCACTAATTTTTTTACCAATTTTAGTTTTACCGGTGAAACCGTTTTGGGAGAAACcctcccaaacaggaccttagtttTGGCCCAGCAGCCCAGCCCCATTAAGCCTACATGCATACGAAAGCAAGGTATTTCGAGTCCCTTATGAAATTGATCccaatgcaaagtttcatttcacgattttaGACTGCGCATACTATTTAATTGTAAGGCATATGATTAGATATGAtcggatgaaatgaaactctctaACCTCCAATGTCAGTTTCATAGTCTTTGAAATAGTgcatacacagtttcatcctaaTGAAattccttccctttctttcttcataAGTGTGTtgtcatgtcatcacatatgccgATGTGTCACCCTATTTAATGTGTATAAAGCCTTTATGAAGCTCCCACCCGGGGTTAGCCTCAGTCGCAGTGCCGTTCGTCGGAGGATCCATTCATCTCAGGGACACATAGCAGCTGCGCGTGGATGTGGGTAGCCATGTAGGTTGTATGCCGTAGCCCGTAGAGCTACTTTTGCTTctaaaaagccaaaagccaaccaaaatGGTGGCAACCCATAGGTGCTTTGAGCCAAATCTACTTGGAACCAAGTACAAAACACATAGCAACTTCCCCATGCTTTTCTCCGGCTGCGGAGGTGGGCAACTTCAAAAAAATTACCCATTCGCCACTGATTATGAGGTACCGATTCGTTTTTCCCCTCCTATTCccgttcgccgccgccagcgagCTCGGCCCTCCGCTCCGACGCCTCGGGTGCGAGCTCCTCCGACCGCGGGTGCGAGCTCCAATGCCGTGGGTACCTTGGACACTGGCGCGAGCTCCTCAGGCTGCGGGTGCCGAGAAGGCCTCGCTGGCAGCCATTGGAGCCACGCGtggctcccctcctcccttctcccATCGATCTGTGCgcagggaggaagaaaaagatacTGACAAGTGAGGTCCGCTCAGTagtgagagaggaagagagttCAGTGGGTAGACTGtgaatgacatgtggggtccGCTCGTAAGTGTTTCAAAAAGCCACAGCTATTTCACCAAATGACTTTCAGCCTTCTCACAGTCTACAACCTACATGACTTTTTTCACAGCTCACAGCTACCTTTTCAAAAGtcacagctcaaccaaacaTACCTTGCAAGCGGCCGCCGTATATGTATGTATACAGTATCCCACTTGGGTAATATCAATTCCCGTATGTTAGTTTTGGCCCAGCCCAAGTAGGCCGACCATGTAGATGCACTAGATGGGCCGAAGCTTAGCAGCCCAGCGAAAAGGAAAAGCGTGCTTATGAGCTTATCTCCACTGTACGGCCCATTTGTTTCGGTCCAATTGGTTCGTCTGAAAGGCCCCGGCGAACCTCCGCAGCCCGGTATACTTCACGCAAAAAAACCGATGCTACGTCCGGCGGGCTCCGGCCGCTGCAATGTTCCGGCTCCTGAGTCCTGCCCGACCGCTGTTGATCATGAAGACAAGAACTTTCGTTCctccaagtttttttttttttggtctgtACCCCAGCCAGAAAAACGAATCGCACAGTGAAGCGAAGATGCGTTATGTCAAGTGTTAGGCCTCCTTACCTTCTCTCACAGGCTCACAGTTGATCCAGAAATCTCGGTCCTCCCTCGACGATCTCTCTTTGGCCGAGCGCCCGAGCCCTTATCAAACACGCGCTACTGTGCTCTACGATGCCCGCCCCCTGCGCCTCCGCCACGTGCGCGGCATGCACGCCTCGTGTCCGGGCGGCGGCCAGGAAGGCATCGAGATTTTCCTGCGAAAGACCCATCGCATCCGCGGCTAGGCCAGCACGGCATGGCCCATGCTCGCTGGCAGCATTGCAGCCGGATGCGCCCCGAGTCCCCAGGCCACGGCATGTCGGCATCACCCTTCGCGTCGGACGTCACCTCCCGTCCATGATCCGTCACCATTCGTCGAAGCAGCCGCCGGACCAGTCCGAGCCGCGCGGCGGCAGCCGCCAGCACGACGATGCTGCGTCCTTGGCTCCTTGCCTCCTGGGGACGGGCTAACGCGCTAACGGGCAAGCAAGCCGATCCATCCACCACCCGACCCGGTGGACAGTAGACTGGGACCGCGCGCGGCGTTCCGAGAGATCGCGGTGACGTCTCCGACTCCTCGGCTGGCGCGCCCCCGCCTCGGGCACGTCGGAGCCGCCGGGAAAACGACGCGCGGGTAGGAGCCGGCGCGCGCGGGCCAGGCCAAACGGCAACGCAGAACGAGCCCACAGCGCCCCGCGAGGCCGCGATCCGGAATCTTGTGGGTGTCTCTTCACCCCGCGGCGCGCGTGTTATTACGTGGGGGTATGGTGCACCGCGGCACACGGGCGTCGGCAAGTCGCCGGCAGATTTTCCATGCCGGAACGGGACGTGTAAcgggttcttcttcttcagcggAAAGCTAGCTCCCAAACTAGCTTCAACGTCAGCTTGTTGTTCGCACTAGGCGCCGTTCGGATTACAACGAGCACACCTTCTCTTTCTCATTTGTCCTTGCTTTCGcacggcgggccggcggctcaAGTCCCGGTACTCCGTTAGGGCACTTGCGGTTTCCTTGTTTTCGGGTGTAAAATCACCTGACATGCACATCTCTTTCTTTGGTAACTCGCGAAGTTCGTTGGTGCTGTGTACATGGACGACTGGAAAAAGGTCAAGCTAGGCTGCCATAGACCGCGACGGACCGAGGGCACGCGCGGGCGCATAGTTTGGCCTTCTCCCCCTGTTTCTTGGGAAGAAACtgcaaaaacaaagaaaatatccGGATTAGATTATCTCGATTGATTCCTGAAGGTGACGTGGTTGGTTATGGACATTGGCGCTAGCGCTATCGACGATGCTGCGGGCAGGACTGAGTCGAGTCGATCGATCAGAGAGAAGGTAATCTTATGCGAGCGACGCGTGGACGCGCGCACCGCGTACTACGTGCTCGTTGTTTGGAGGGCGAAGCGAGCGACAGTGCCAACTTTTGTCGGGACCTCAAGTCGTCTTTGACGCGTCGTCAATGTCCTGCGTGGCAACGAACATCTGTGATCTCTCAATTGGACAGTGGCTGGCAATTTCCCTGGCTCGTCTCCTTCACGGGCTGAAACTGAAAGGAAAACGAACTGATACGGGTAAATGAAACGTTGTCAGTGCTAAAGGTGGCACCACGCAAATTTAAAATTTCGGTTCAGGTCCGGGTCCAGGCTCGTAGATCCTGCTGATCCAGGAGGATCTGGGTGCAGTCCAGAAGCCCAGAAGAACATAGAGGTCGTTATCCTCTCGCCATGCTTCAGAGATCAGTACTCAGTGACCATTCCCCACTACCAAAAGGCGCTTTAAGCTCGACTTAGCAAAAAGTTGAGCCACTAAAATAAGTGGATTTGCATGACATCACCCATGCCCACACTCTGGCGGTCTGGCTTCCTGCCTGCCTCCGCGTGTCTGTTTGTGCAGAGACTACCAGCGATGCCGCAATGCCACCCTGATTCCTGAAGGGTGAAAGGGAACC is a genomic window containing:
- the LOC117839367 gene encoding ras-related protein RABF1; the encoded protein is MGCSSSLPATNAGGLSNANSGDSDIDSKNFRVKLVLLGDSGVGKSCIVLRFVRGQFDPTSKVTVGASFLSQTLALEDSTTVKFEIWDTAGQERYAALAPLYYRGAGAAIVVYDITSLESFNKAQYWVKELQKHGGPDMIMALVGNKADLHENRTVSSQEAQEYAERNNMFFIETSAKTADNINQLFEEIAKRLPRPTSS